From the genome of bacterium HR11:
CCGTCCTGAAAAATCGACGGGCGGTCATCCAGACGGGCCGCCGGGCGAATCGGAGACCGGCGACCGTCAACCAGAGGCCCAAGGCCGCCGCCGCGCCCAGATACAGGGGACGGGTCATCCCCAAGAAAAAGGGCAGGGTCCCG
Proteins encoded in this window:
- the cyoE_2 gene encoding Protoheme IX farnesyltransferase, translated to MIGTLPFFLGMTRPLYLGAAAALGLWLTVAGLRFARRPVWMTARRFFRTALLYLLFICVAMVASRLTG